Genomic window (Prionailurus bengalensis isolate Pbe53 chromosome E3, Fcat_Pben_1.1_paternal_pri, whole genome shotgun sequence):
tcatgcCAACTGCCCCCCAAAGGAACCACTACTCTGACCCATCCTCACATAATGTCAACGGCTCTCTGGGGCTGGGTACTTCTGGAATGTGGGGAGGGGAGCCTATGTGTTCTCCTGCTTCTGGAAATTCTATCCCCAACTGTCATCCCAGCTAAAAGGGGGACTTTTGCCAGCACAAATGAGGCAAGGTGGCCGGCCTGGAACTCCGTCCTGGCCTATAGGTGGTGGGACCTCGAGGGGGCTGCTGGTGGCTGAGGTCTGAGACAGGTGTCAGCCCAGACTCGGCTGTCCgagggcggggggcagggctCCAGGGGCCCCTTTGTGATGTCAGCGCCCTGCCTACTGTCCTCACAGCCCCTCCACTCCCCCCATCTCCAGTGGCCTTCCCTCCCGGTCTGGAGAGGCAGCCAACGCGGGCAATGGGTTCCCGCTGTGCCAAGCTCAGCACTGGCCACAGCCGGGGCTACGAATCCCCCATGAAGAAGCTCGTGGCCTGCGTGAGTCAGGATAACTTCTCCTTGTCGTccgagggggagggagaagaggggggagaggaggaggacgacgaggaggtggaagaggaggaggacgaggaggagctCCCAGTGCAGGGCAAGCTGCTGCTGATAGAGGACGAGCGGCAGGAGAAGGAGGGTGCGGAAGAGGAGCCTGCGGCCCAGCAGAGCCCCGAGCCCAAGCAGACGCACTCCTGACCCACGACGGTGACCCAGGAAGAGGTTCCCACCACTGTTCCGGCGAGAAGAACTTTCCGAAAAGAGTCAATAAAAAGTCTCCCAAGGACTTCGCCTCTCTGGTCTCTCCAACCCCACGCCTGcagtgccgtgtgtgtgtgtgtgtgtgtgtgtgtgtgtgtgtgtgtgtgtctgtgcgagCGTGTGCCCTTGTGTGCGTGTGGGTAGGGACAGGGAAGAGCAGGGGTCAGGGACCCCTGTTCCTGGTGTCCAGCTGGAAGTTCTCAGGAGGCCCACACCCCCGTGGCTTCTCaaccaccctcccctgcctcagcgAGTAGGAAAAGTGGTAGCCAGGACTGGAAGCCGGCCAGGTCTGTCGGAAATGTCGCTGGGGTCACGGTGGCTGCCTCTGGCCACCCTGGCCCCGGTTCTGGGGTCAGAGCACATGGAGGGGCCTCCAGTCCTCAGCCACTGATGCTGCTGAAGTCAGGGTGACCACCTGTGCTCCCCGCCGCCAAAGGCTCACTTCTGCCTTCATCAAGGGGTCCAGCTGCCAATGCTCCCATCACAGCAATGGGCAGTGGGAGCCCAGAGAAGGTGCCAGATCCAGACG
Coding sequences:
- the PRM3 gene encoding protamine-3, which gives rise to MGSRCAKLSTGHSRGYESPMKKLVACVSQDNFSLSSEGEGEEGGEEEDDEEVEEEEDEEELPVQGKLLLIEDERQEKEGAEEEPAAQQSPEPKQTHS